A region from the Andrena cerasifolii isolate SP2316 chromosome 9, iyAndCera1_principal, whole genome shotgun sequence genome encodes:
- the LOC143373183 gene encoding uncharacterized protein LOC143373183 produces MKTNSVTCVFTLPYSTIPFFVCDHFVLRSKPTPTLRVLQAKTLKGLTTEEPPAEVAPTPEPAKAPTPEPAPPAAPAPAPAAAPEPAPAPAPAPTPEPAPAPPAEGAPPAAPTEGAPPAEGAPAAPPAEGAPPAGAPAPAPTEGAPAAPPAEGAAPPAEGAPTAPAPAPAEAPPAAPPAEAAPAPAPADGRVVLLVRVSLTVSPNRPVRGSKFTVYAPAS; encoded by the exons ATGAAAACAAACAGTGTCACCTGTGTGTTCACTCTCCCCTATTCCACGATCCCGTTCTTCGTCTGTGACCACTTTGTTCTACGGTCGAAGCCGACGCCGACGCTTCGGGTACTTCAAGCGAAGACCTTGAAGGGCCTAACAACT GAGGAACCACCAGCGGAAGTCGCCCCGACGCCCGAACCCGCGAAAGCGCCAACACCTGAGCCTGCGCCACCGGCTGCACCAGCTCCAGCACCAGCAGCCGCCCCAGAACCAGCGCCAGCACCAGCGCCAGCACCGACGCCAGAACCAGCTCCAGCACCTCCAGCCGAGGGAGCTCCTCCTGCAGCTCCGACGGAAGGTGCTCCACCTGCGGAAGGAGCACCAGCGGCACCCCCTGCGGAGGGTGCGCCACCGGCTG GCGCCCCCGCACCTGCACCAACGGAAGGAGCTCCAGCAGCACCACCAGCCGAAGGAGCCGCTCCCCCTGCAGAGGGAGCACCCACTGCACCTGCACCTGCACCAGCCGAAGCACCCCCGGCAGCACCCCCAGCAGAAGCTGCACCAGCGCCCGCGCCTGCTGACG GCAGGGTAGTTTTATTAGTGAGAGTTTCACTGACGGTCAGTCCCAATCGGCCAGTAAGAGGCTCGAAGTTCACCGTATACG CACCCGCATCGTAA